In Methanoregula formicica SMSP, the DNA window ATAGGATGCCGTCCCGAGCATGCCGGCGAAATAGACGATGGTCATCACGATGGAGGACGCGGTACTCTCCTCGCCCCTGGGTGCCTTCTCGATGATCCTGGTTGACGCAGGCGCGGAACCGATCCCGAATGCAAGCCCCATCAGGATGAAGCCGAAAAGGAGCGGCACGATGCCGTATTCGGGGGAGACGACCGTGAAATACGCGCTGTACACGGCAACAATGGCACAGGCGATGATGGCGAACGGCCGGCGGCGGCCGGTCTTGTCCGACCATCTCCCGAACGGGACACTGGTGATGGCGATGACGGCCGGGGGGACCAGCAGGAGGAGACCGCAGGTCATGAGGTCGAACTGCATGCCGCTTGTGAGATAGAACGGCAGCAGGTACAGGATGCCCGTGAAGACGATGTTGATCAGCAGGAACGCCACAAGGACCGCCGAGAACTGCCAGGATGTAAAGATCCGGATGTTCAGGAACGGGTCCTTTGTTGTCAGCTGCCGGGCAACGAACAGGGCCGTGCAGACCAGGGAGAGGATCACGTAGGTGAGGATCCCCGAATCCGCTGCACTCCGGGCAGGCAGTTCCTCAAGGGTGAAGACCCAGAAGACCATGCTGGCAAAGAGCAGGATGGCGCCCAAGTAATCGAACGATGCCGCGCCACGTCCCCGGTCCTCTTCATCGGCCGGAATCACCCGTGACGCAAAGAGGACGCCCACGATCCCGATAGGGATGTTGATTAAGAAGATCCAGTGCCACGAGAGGTACTGGGTGATCACCCCGCCGATTGCCGGTCCGACAGCAAACCCGATCGAAGCGGCTGCGGCGATAACCCCGAATGCAGTCCCGAGCATATCCTTTGGGAGGTAGCGGATGCAGAGCAGCGGGGCCACAGCAGCGATCATCGCAGCTCCTGTACCCTGCAGGGCCCGTGCGCCAAGCAGGACCTCAAGCGACGGGGCAACCCCGCAGACTGCCGAACCGATCGTGAAGACCGCAAACCCGGCAAGGAAGAGAAATTTCGCACGTCCCTGGTCTGCGATCTTCCCGAAGACCAGGAGGAGCCCTGCCATCATCAGCAGGTAGGTGATGATAACCCATGCAATCGTCCCGGTGTCTGTACTGAAGTATGAGGCCATGGATGGCAGAGCCACGTTGACGATTGCACCATCGACCCCGTCCATGACTACGCCCAGAGCCATCGCTCCGAGCAGCAGTTTCTGGCGGAACGGATCGGTGATGACGGAAGACATGAAGCAGGAAGTTCGTTTGAAAGATGATAAATATCTAGTATTTACACCCGCCCGGGCCGGCATTTGTCAGGAATGAGACACCGTTCTTCGACCCAGCGAGCCCTTAACGTATCCGACCTTGTATTCCAGAAAAAGAGAATAATATTATGAGGTGTCGACCGGCGCTGCGACCGGTTCGACCTTGGACTTGATTACCTCAACCCGGCGGGTTGGGTAGATGGTCTTGACGGCCTTGAAGAGGTCGCGGGAGATCTCACCCGAGACGATGCCGTTCAAGAGGGTGGTCAGGTCCCATGCGCCTGCCTGTGCGGCAATACCCTTCATGATCTCACCGCGGATCGCGTGCTCCTGCGAGAGGTTGGCACGGGCGAACGTGTACGTGCAGACCGTGAGGCGGACCTTCTTGCCTTCCTTTGTGGTGATCGGCACGATGGTGTCGATGCGGGAGCTCCGGCGCTTGACGAGCGAGCGGAGGTAGTCCCGGGTCACTTCGTGGCCCACGAACTCGGTGTATGCCGAGTCGCCGGTCACGGTGTTGATCTTGAAGCTCATCTTCATGTGCTGCTTGGCGTAGTCGTTTGTGATCTCGCCGAGCGTTGCGTGCATGATGCGGCCGACAACGCTGTCAGCATCGTTAGCAATGGTGTCGCCGATGTACGCCTTGCCGAGGTTGTCGGGGGTGTGCACCTTGAACCAGCTCTTGGCCTTCCAGCCTTCAACTCTTCTTCCTACCTGTTTCTTCTTTGCCATAATATCACCTGTCGGTTTTCGCGGTGAGAGAACATGCGTCCTCCGCCACTGCCAGGTTCATCAGATAATCGTCCACCGATGCAATGACCGAACGGAGTTGTCTGCCCGTGATCGTGGTCACGACCCGGCCCCCCTCCGCCCGTGTCTCCATGCTGCGTAAGTTGTCGGGCGTGAGCGCCGCAGCAACGCAGGCTGCATTGTCGTGCAGGGTCGTTATTGTCCCTTCGGCGTGCATCATGCTGCAACCGCCTCCTGCCAGCCGTGTGCGAACTCCGCGATCTTCTCGCAGGGGATGGTTGCCCCTGCCCGGAGCGTGTGCCCGCCGCCGTTCCCGCCACAGGCTTCCGCAATGGCCCGGACCTTCGGCCCGAGTTCAACGGTGCATCCCTTCGGGTTGCGTGCGGAGATCCGGCACAGGCTGCCGCCCGGGGTCTTTGCAAAGACAAGCACCGGGCAGGTAGCCGGGATGTCGCGGCAGAGGATGTCG includes these proteins:
- a CDS encoding KEOPS complex subunit Pcc1; the encoded protein is MMHAEGTITTLHDNAACVAAALTPDNLRSMETRAEGGRVVTTITGRQLRSVIASVDDYLMNLAVAEDACSLTAKTDR
- a CDS encoding DHA2 family efflux MFS transporter permease subunit; translation: MSSVITDPFRQKLLLGAMALGVVMDGVDGAIVNVALPSMASYFSTDTGTIAWVIITYLLMMAGLLLVFGKIADQGRAKFLFLAGFAVFTIGSAVCGVAPSLEVLLGARALQGTGAAMIAAVAPLLCIRYLPKDMLGTAFGVIAAAASIGFAVGPAIGGVITQYLSWHWIFLINIPIGIVGVLFASRVIPADEEDRGRGAASFDYLGAILLFASMVFWVFTLEELPARSAADSGILTYVILSLVCTALFVARQLTTKDPFLNIRIFTSWQFSAVLVAFLLINIVFTGILYLLPFYLTSGMQFDLMTCGLLLLVPPAVIAITSVPFGRWSDKTGRRRPFAIIACAIVAVYSAYFTVVSPEYGIVPLLFGFILMGLAFGIGSAPASTRIIEKAPRGEESTASSIVMTIVYFAGMLGTASYAAIFTLATREAGAVVDFASISCATLVYGFQVAVGAGLVLAVIAVILSAIVPDAE
- a CDS encoding 30S ribosomal protein S3ae; this translates as MAKKKQVGRRVEGWKAKSWFKVHTPDNLGKAYIGDTIANDADSVVGRIMHATLGEITNDYAKQHMKMSFKINTVTGDSAYTEFVGHEVTRDYLRSLVKRRSSRIDTIVPITTKEGKKVRLTVCTYTFARANLSQEHAIRGEIMKGIAAQAGAWDLTTLLNGIVSGEISRDLFKAVKTIYPTRRVEVIKSKVEPVAAPVDTS